One window of the Gammaproteobacteria bacterium genome contains the following:
- the aspS gene encoding aspartate--tRNA ligase, translating to MRTLYCGEINETHIDQTVTLCGWVHNRRDHGGVIFIDLRDREGLAQVVIDPDTPEAFSLAESARSEFVLRITGMVRRRPAGTENKERPTGMVEVLVKQLEVLNRSEPLPFQMDDSDITEAVRLKYRYLDLRRDFMHRNLRLRHKVTQTMRRFLEDQGFIEIETPMLTRSTPEGARDYLVPSRTHPGNFFALPQSPQLFKQLLMVAGFEKYFQVTRCFRDEDLRADRQPEFTQLDIEMAFIDEEQVMGLMEDMIRNLFRTILNVELPNPLPRITYAESMNRYGVDRPDLRIPLELVEVGDLMQDVEFKVFSGPAKSESGRVAALRVPRGGELSRKQIDDYTTYVGEYGAKGLAYIKVNEIANGRDGLQSPILKFLPDEAISEILGRTGAQDGDLVFFGADHASIVNDALGALRIRLGHDMGLVEKAWKPVWVVDFPMFEYDADAKRYKALHHPFTAPANDDMSSFDPANALSRAYDMVLNGSEIGGGSIRIHRQDVQQHVFETLGIDEAEANEKFSFLLEALKFGAPPHGGIAFGLDRVVTLMAGLDSIRDVIAFPKTQKASCLLTHAPSYIEDIQLRELNVKLRKPVEKSEPGQKAG from the coding sequence ATGCGTACGCTTTACTGTGGAGAAATAAACGAAACCCATATTGATCAAACCGTCACGCTGTGCGGCTGGGTGCATAATCGTCGTGATCATGGTGGCGTTATCTTTATTGATCTGCGTGATCGCGAAGGCCTGGCACAGGTGGTCATTGATCCGGATACGCCCGAGGCCTTCAGCCTTGCCGAAAGCGCGCGCAGCGAATTTGTTCTGCGTATTACCGGTATGGTGCGCCGTCGTCCCGCCGGTACCGAAAACAAGGAACGCCCCACCGGCATGGTTGAAGTGCTGGTCAAGCAACTGGAAGTGCTGAACCGTTCCGAGCCGCTGCCATTCCAGATGGATGACAGTGATATTACCGAGGCAGTGCGCCTCAAGTATCGCTACCTGGATCTGCGCCGTGATTTCATGCATCGGAATCTCCGCCTGCGTCACAAGGTTACGCAGACTATGCGCCGTTTTCTCGAGGACCAGGGATTTATTGAAATTGAAACCCCGATGCTGACCAGGTCCACGCCGGAAGGCGCCCGAGATTACCTGGTACCCAGTCGTACCCACCCGGGCAATTTCTTTGCCTTGCCGCAATCACCGCAGCTGTTCAAGCAGTTATTGATGGTGGCCGGCTTCGAAAAATATTTCCAGGTTACGCGCTGCTTCCGTGATGAAGATTTGCGTGCTGATCGCCAGCCCGAATTCACGCAGCTGGATATCGAGATGGCTTTCATTGATGAAGAACAGGTCATGGGATTGATGGAAGACATGATCCGCAACCTGTTCCGCACGATACTGAACGTGGAGTTGCCGAACCCGCTGCCGCGTATTACCTATGCCGAGTCCATGAACCGCTATGGCGTTGACCGCCCGGATCTGCGCATCCCGCTGGAACTGGTGGAAGTGGGCGACCTGATGCAGGACGTGGAATTCAAGGTATTCTCCGGTCCGGCAAAAAGCGAATCCGGCCGTGTCGCTGCGCTGCGTGTACCCAGGGGCGGTGAACTCAGTCGCAAACAAATTGATGACTATACAACCTACGTCGGGGAATACGGCGCCAAGGGCCTGGCCTATATCAAGGTCAATGAAATCGCCAACGGTCGTGACGGACTGCAATCACCGATACTCAAGTTCCTGCCCGATGAGGCAATCAGTGAAATTCTTGGTCGTACCGGTGCGCAGGATGGCGACCTGGTATTCTTTGGCGCCGATCATGCCAGCATTGTTAACGATGCACTGGGTGCCTTGCGTATCCGCCTGGGCCATGACATGGGCCTGGTTGAAAAGGCCTGGAAACCGGTCTGGGTTGTGGACTTCCCCATGTTCGAATACGACGCCGACGCCAAGCGATACAAGGCACTGCATCACCCGTTCACGGCTCCGGCCAATGATGACATGAGCAGTTTTGATCCTGCCAATGCACTGTCACGCGCCTATGACATGGTGCTGAACGGCAGCGAGATCGGTGGTGGCTCGATTCGTATTCATCGCCAGGACGTGCAGCAGCATGTATTCGAAACTCTTGGTATTGATGAAGCCGAAGCCAATGAAAAATTCAGCTTCCTGCTTGAGGCATTGAAGTTCGGTGCGCCGCCCCACGGCGGTATTGCCTTTGGCCTCGATCGCGTGGTGACGCTGATGGCGGGCCTCGATTCCATTCGTGACGTGATTGCGTTCCCGAAAACACAAAAGGCATCCTGCCTGCTGACACATGCGCCGAGTTATATTGAAGACATTCAGCTGCGCGAGCTGAACGTCAAGCTGCGCAAGCCAGTCGAAAAATCCGAACCAGGCCAAAAGGCCGGCTGA
- the nudB gene encoding dihydroneopterin triphosphate diphosphatase produces MHIPDGEPYKRPESVLVVVYTATGKVLLLRRVDHADFWQSVTGSMNRDEVDPYHTAIRELREETGIVVNGNLVDLEIANRYEIFPEWRYRYEPGVTHNTEHAFSLKLADICDVVINPAEHSDACWLSFEEATRRLASWTNREVVEYIDRNGL; encoded by the coding sequence ATGCACATTCCTGACGGGGAGCCATACAAGCGACCCGAGTCAGTGCTGGTGGTGGTGTATACTGCCACCGGCAAAGTGTTATTGCTGCGACGCGTGGACCACGCTGATTTCTGGCAGTCCGTGACCGGATCCATGAACCGGGACGAGGTCGATCCGTACCACACCGCCATTCGTGAACTCAGGGAAGAGACCGGCATTGTTGTTAACGGCAATCTTGTCGATCTCGAAATTGCCAATCGCTATGAAATCTTCCCCGAGTGGCGCTACCGCTACGAACCCGGCGTGACACACAATACCGAGCATGCCTTTTCACTGAAACTTGCTGACATATGTGATGTGGTTATCAACCCGGCCGAACACAGTGATGCGTGCTGGTTGTCTTTCGAGGAAGCAACAAGGCGGCTGGCATCGTGGACCAATCGCGAGGTCGTGGAGTATATCGATCGAAATGGTTTATGA
- a CDS encoding HU family DNA-binding protein, translated as MVAAAKIQANRNTEATALATLGFDFVLQELIAVIREGLKRDGLVRLHQFGTFRLKYSKSRVYRNPNTGATRILPPTPLVSFKPAKQLRDQIQATKAPAIAVSQAEIARNTTAPISPAVLAPRAQVAVINKHPAANSVMNDPADLPSLHATEKSAAQSSTRHPLAAFLGISALGLFAAVPFILSTLQKDFDDTDIVTATSHATVMTNSIEAAAGSVATTTPVDSVAVPTEPAKQSKPPADETGQGDNNFFLKPLIKTVTRGDSLWKLAQLHYGDSRLWPYIYRANQRVIENPDIIDTGMRLVIPGLQGNMQALTGRDRENIAEGYYLLYRYYLHRGDSNARDFLLGAHGFDNRVLEKQRLALG; from the coding sequence ATGGTTGCCGCCGCCAAAATACAAGCCAACCGAAACACCGAAGCCACGGCGCTGGCGACACTGGGCTTTGATTTTGTCTTGCAGGAACTGATCGCGGTAATAAGGGAAGGCCTCAAGCGTGATGGCCTTGTCCGGCTTCACCAGTTCGGCACTTTCCGTCTCAAGTACAGCAAGTCACGCGTTTACCGGAACCCCAATACCGGGGCAACGCGCATCTTGCCACCGACACCCCTGGTCAGTTTCAAACCGGCCAAGCAGTTACGCGACCAGATCCAGGCAACCAAGGCGCCCGCGATTGCAGTCAGCCAGGCAGAAATAGCGCGTAATACGACAGCGCCAATATCTCCCGCGGTATTGGCACCAAGGGCGCAGGTAGCAGTCATCAACAAACACCCGGCAGCCAACTCGGTCATGAATGATCCTGCTGATCTGCCGAGTCTACATGCCACTGAAAAATCCGCCGCGCAGTCGTCCACCAGGCACCCCCTGGCGGCATTCCTGGGCATATCGGCGCTCGGCCTGTTCGCCGCGGTACCTTTTATATTATCGACACTGCAAAAGGATTTCGACGATACCGACATTGTCACCGCGACCAGCCATGCTACCGTCATGACCAACAGTATCGAGGCAGCGGCCGGTTCGGTTGCTACAACAACGCCGGTTGATTCTGTTGCCGTGCCCACGGAACCGGCAAAACAATCAAAACCACCTGCCGATGAAACCGGGCAAGGCGACAACAATTTTTTCCTCAAGCCATTAATCAAGACGGTTACCCGGGGCGACAGCCTGTGGAAACTGGCGCAATTGCATTACGGCGACAGCCGCCTGTGGCCCTACATCTATCGCGCCAACCAGAGGGTTATCGAGAATCCCGATATCATCGACACCGGGATGAGACTGGTGATACCCGGCCTGCAAGGTAACATGCAGGCATTGACCGGGCGTGACCGGGAGAACATTGCGGAAGGTTACTACCTGCTATATCGCTATTACCTGCATCGAGGTGACAGCAACGCCCGCGACTTTCTGCTGGGCGCCCACGGCTTTGATAACCGGGTCCTGGAAAAACAGCGTCTTGCCCTTGGCTGA
- a CDS encoding HU family DNA-binding protein, which produces MNTSDVIKLLSARLGANQKLTRQALKQVLSILRQRLIAGDAVTLSGLGKLQVKESKGRYGYIPGKGRCYIPARQQLRFNQHKTIKDDFAADKDD; this is translated from the coding sequence ATGAATACATCCGACGTGATCAAGCTGTTGTCTGCCAGGCTCGGTGCTAACCAGAAGCTGACTCGCCAGGCATTAAAACAAGTACTGTCAATCCTGAGGCAACGGTTGATTGCCGGTGACGCTGTCACTCTCTCCGGCCTGGGCAAGCTCCAGGTGAAAGAAAGCAAGGGCCGCTACGGCTACATTCCGGGCAAGGGTCGTTGTTATATTCCCGCGCGCCAACAGCTCAGGTTTAACCAGCACAAGACAATCAAAGACGATTTTGCGGCTGACAAGGACGACTGA
- a CDS encoding alpha/beta hydrolase — protein sequence MHNKPASIVVIIHGIWMPAVVMWPLAIQLKRHGQSPVLFGYPTLASTLTDSALRLNRFIETLDAEHVHLVAHSLGGLLVRAMFHLYPDQPPGRIVMLGTPADGSVVAERLRCWGPLGRSLVGRSLGQYLDEGQSWSMISRDLGVIAGSRAFGMGSLAGGLSGPGDGTVLIKETRCRDMTDHIVLPLTHSALVAAPSVARQVVHFLEYGKFYVSTAGQPL from the coding sequence GTGCATAACAAGCCGGCCTCAATAGTTGTGATTATCCATGGTATCTGGATGCCTGCTGTCGTGATGTGGCCGCTGGCCATTCAGCTGAAACGTCATGGACAGAGCCCGGTATTGTTCGGCTATCCAACGCTTGCCAGCACCCTGACCGACAGCGCGTTGCGACTTAACCGGTTTATTGAAACTCTTGATGCCGAACATGTGCACCTGGTTGCTCATAGCCTGGGTGGACTACTGGTGCGAGCGATGTTTCATCTTTACCCGGATCAACCGCCAGGTCGTATCGTGATGTTGGGAACGCCTGCTGATGGCAGCGTAGTCGCTGAACGTTTGCGTTGTTGGGGTCCATTGGGTCGCTCACTGGTTGGGCGGAGCCTCGGTCAGTACCTGGACGAAGGTCAATCCTGGTCAATGATCAGCAGGGATCTGGGTGTTATTGCCGGATCCCGGGCCTTTGGTATGGGTAGCCTGGCAGGTGGTTTGTCGGGACCGGGTGATGGAACGGTTTTGATTAAAGAAACCCGATGTCGGGACATGACAGATCATATTGTATTGCCCCTAACGCACAGCGCGCTGGTTGCAGCGCCCTCGGTTGCCAGGCAGGTGGTACACTTTCTTGAATATGGAAAATTTTATGTGTCAACAGCAGGTCAGCCACTGTAA
- a CDS encoding YebC/PmpR family DNA-binding transcriptional regulator: MAGHSKWANIRFRKGAQDAKRGKIFTKIAREITIAAKTSGGDPGSNPRLRAAIDKGLSSNMTKDKIERAIKKGTGELEGGSIEEVTYEGYGPGGIAVMVECATDNRNRTVGEVRHAFTKHGGNLGTDGSVAYLFKKIGVLVFPDGDEDAIMEAALEAGADDVVADGGIVEVQTEPGNFHDVLEAMTAAGFKPEDAEITQRASTETTLVGEDAEKMLKLLDRLEDLDDVQNVFSNADFPDDVLEAHAG, translated from the coding sequence ATGGCTGGACACAGTAAATGGGCCAATATTCGGTTTCGCAAGGGCGCGCAGGACGCCAAGCGTGGCAAGATTTTCACGAAGATTGCCCGAGAAATTACCATTGCCGCAAAAACCAGTGGTGGCGACCCGGGCTCCAATCCTCGTTTGAGGGCTGCTATCGACAAGGGCTTGTCCAGCAATATGACCAAGGACAAGATCGAGCGCGCAATCAAAAAGGGTACCGGTGAACTGGAAGGCGGATCCATTGAGGAGGTGACCTACGAAGGTTACGGACCGGGTGGAATTGCGGTCATGGTGGAATGTGCCACCGATAATCGCAACCGTACTGTGGGTGAAGTCCGGCATGCTTTTACCAAGCACGGCGGCAACCTGGGCACAGATGGATCGGTGGCGTATTTGTTCAAAAAAATCGGTGTGCTGGTCTTTCCGGACGGGGACGAAGACGCCATCATGGAAGCGGCGCTGGAGGCGGGTGCCGACGATGTCGTTGCGGACGGCGGCATCGTCGAAGTACAGACTGAGCCGGGCAATTTTCATGACGTTCTCGAAGCCATGACTGCAGCAGGATTCAAGCCGGAGGACGCTGAAATCACCCAGCGCGCATCCACTGAAACCACCCTGGTTGGCGAGGACGCAGAAAAAATGCTCAAGCTGCTGGATCGGCTCGAAGATCTCGATGATGTGCAAAACGTCTTCAGTAACGCGGATTTCCCGGACGATGTGCTCGAGGCGCATGCCGGCTAG
- the ruvC gene encoding crossover junction endodeoxyribonuclease RuvC, giving the protein MRLVRILGIDPGSRTTGYGLVELDGQRIVYVDSGCIRCGDGALPDRLDIIFRGISDIIQQHGPSVASVEQVFMARNADSALKLGQARGAAICALKQAGLEVQEYSALQIKQAVVGRGHADKQQVQHMVKALLGLMGDPQADAADALAAAICHAHDRSGLSAIKRGFRRAKVVR; this is encoded by the coding sequence GTGCGTCTAGTGCGCATCCTGGGCATTGATCCGGGATCCCGGACAACGGGTTACGGGTTGGTGGAGCTGGACGGACAGCGTATTGTGTACGTGGACAGTGGTTGTATTCGCTGCGGTGATGGCGCGCTTCCGGATCGGCTCGACATCATTTTTCGTGGAATTTCCGATATTATTCAACAACATGGGCCTTCCGTAGCGTCGGTCGAGCAGGTGTTTATGGCCCGCAATGCCGATTCGGCGCTGAAACTGGGCCAGGCTCGAGGGGCGGCGATATGCGCGCTCAAACAAGCCGGGCTCGAGGTTCAGGAGTACTCGGCATTGCAGATCAAGCAAGCGGTGGTTGGCCGGGGTCATGCGGACAAACAGCAGGTGCAGCACATGGTCAAGGCGTTACTGGGTTTGATGGGCGATCCCCAGGCCGATGCGGCGGACGCGCTGGCCGCGGCCATTTGCCATGCCCATGATCGCAGCGGTTTGAGCGCTATAAAACGTGGTTTTCGTCGGGCAAAGGTGGTGAGGTAG
- the ruvA gene encoding Holliday junction branch migration protein RuvA yields MIGRIKGILLHKEPPALLVDVAGVGYEIEAPMATFYDLPAQGQPVVLHTHLVVREDAHLLFGFSTEAQRSLFRGLIRVNGVGPRVALAILSTLSAAEFAQCVANNDIAALTRVPGIGKKTAERLVIEMRDKLDLVGLQVPAHAAEPGSVLPGDPAGEAVSALIALGYKPQEASRLVRNVPGNDLSTEDIIRLALKSMAG; encoded by the coding sequence ATGATTGGTCGAATTAAGGGTATTTTGCTCCATAAAGAGCCACCCGCGTTGCTGGTCGATGTAGCCGGCGTTGGCTACGAAATTGAGGCGCCAATGGCCACGTTTTACGACCTGCCGGCCCAGGGCCAGCCCGTTGTTCTTCATACTCACCTGGTGGTGCGTGAAGATGCGCACCTGCTGTTTGGGTTTTCCACCGAGGCACAGCGAAGCCTGTTCCGCGGGTTGATCAGGGTGAACGGTGTTGGGCCGCGGGTTGCCTTGGCCATTTTGTCGACCCTGTCTGCCGCCGAGTTTGCCCAGTGTGTGGCCAATAACGATATTGCCGCACTCACCAGGGTGCCCGGAATTGGCAAAAAAACGGCCGAACGCCTGGTGATTGAAATGCGTGACAAGCTGGACCTGGTTGGATTGCAGGTGCCGGCTCATGCGGCAGAGCCAGGCTCGGTACTGCCCGGTGATCCTGCCGGCGAGGCGGTGTCAGCGCTTATCGCGCTTGGCTACAAGCCCCAGGAGGCCAGCAGGCTGGTGCGCAATGTGCCGGGTAATGATCTGAGCACGGAAGACATTATTCGCCTGGCATTGAAATCCATGGCAGGATAG
- the ruvB gene encoding Holliday junction branch migration DNA helicase RuvB: MIESDRLVSAHVLSTPDEKLNDVSLRPQSFGEYIGQPHIHEQMEVFVGAARKRGEALDHVLLFGPPGLGKTTLANVIAREMGANLRQTSGPVLERAGDLAALLTNLEPNDVLFIDEIHRLSPVVEEILYPAMEDYQLDIVIGEGPAARSIKLDLPRFTLIGATTRAGLLTSPLRDRFGIVQRLEFYGQADLEKIVARSSGILNIAHETDGVSAIARRSRGTPRIANRLLRRARDYAEIKGDGVLTGTIAEAALDMLEVDNNGLDNLDRRYLQAIIEKFDGGPVGIDSLAAAIGDERGTLEDMLEPYLIQQGFVMRTARGRMATRRAWQYFGLSMPAAASQQQGELFNDK, translated from the coding sequence ATGATTGAATCCGACCGCCTGGTATCCGCACACGTTCTGAGCACCCCTGACGAAAAGCTGAATGATGTCAGCCTGCGCCCGCAGAGTTTTGGCGAATACATTGGCCAGCCTCATATTCACGAACAAATGGAAGTTTTTGTCGGCGCCGCCCGAAAGCGTGGCGAAGCGCTGGATCACGTGCTGCTGTTCGGCCCTCCCGGTCTTGGCAAGACCACACTGGCCAATGTCATTGCCCGGGAAATGGGCGCCAACCTGCGGCAAACCTCAGGTCCGGTGCTTGAGCGGGCCGGTGACCTGGCGGCATTGCTCACCAATCTCGAGCCCAATGATGTCCTGTTTATCGATGAAATCCATCGCCTGAGCCCAGTGGTAGAGGAGATCCTGTACCCGGCCATGGAGGACTACCAGCTGGATATAGTCATTGGCGAGGGACCCGCTGCCCGATCCATCAAGCTGGATTTGCCCAGGTTTACCCTGATCGGTGCGACCACACGGGCAGGCCTGCTGACCTCTCCCCTGCGTGACCGCTTTGGCATCGTTCAGCGTCTGGAGTTTTATGGCCAGGCTGACCTTGAAAAAATTGTCGCCCGGTCTTCGGGCATACTTAATATTGCCCACGAAACTGACGGCGTGTCGGCAATCGCCCGCCGATCGCGTGGTACGCCCCGTATTGCCAACCGCTTGTTGCGCCGGGCGCGGGACTACGCCGAGATCAAGGGCGATGGTGTGTTGACCGGCACTATCGCTGAAGCGGCACTGGACATGCTGGAGGTTGATAACAATGGCCTGGATAACCTGGATCGGCGCTATCTCCAGGCGATTATCGAGAAGTTTGATGGCGGTCCGGTCGGTATCGACAGTCTCGCCGCCGCCATCGGCGACGAGCGCGGCACGCTTGAAGACATGCTTGAGCCTTACCTGATTCAACAGGGGTTTGTCATGCGCACGGCACGGGGCCGGATGGCGACACGACGAGCATGGCAGTATTTTGGTTTATCCATGCCAGCTGCGGCATCGCAGCAACAGGGTGAACTGTTTAATGACAAGTAA
- the ybgC gene encoding tol-pal system-associated acyl-CoA thioesterase — translation MTDVFSIPVRIYYEDTDTGGVVYYANYLRFMERARTELLRSRGLEQDVLRDECGVLFAVRRAEVDYLKPAKLDDELKVTAEIRRLGGASINFYQEVRLGEDVLCKGNIRIACIHDEALAPMAVPKRVTELLQPVVRRAPDGGEQ, via the coding sequence GTGACAGACGTTTTTTCCATTCCAGTTCGAATATATTACGAAGACACCGATACCGGCGGTGTTGTCTATTACGCCAATTACCTGCGTTTCATGGAACGCGCGCGAACCGAGTTGCTGCGTAGCCGTGGGCTGGAACAGGATGTTTTGCGGGACGAGTGCGGCGTATTGTTCGCCGTTCGACGGGCGGAGGTAGATTATCTCAAGCCGGCGAAGCTCGATGATGAGCTCAAGGTCACGGCGGAAATCAGGCGACTCGGTGGCGCCAGTATCAACTTTTACCAGGAAGTGCGCCTGGGTGAAGATGTGCTGTGCAAGGGCAATATCCGAATAGCCTGTATCCACGACGAGGCACTGGCGCCCATGGCGGTACCGAAACGGGTAACTGAATTACTACAACCCGTTGTCAGGCGAGCGCCTGACGGGGGAGAACAATAA
- the tolQ gene encoding protein TolQ: protein MVTASGEGLALWSLVTQAGLVVQLVMMSLLLASLISWTIIFRKWFMINAALNEATSFERRFWSGGNINQIYAELTRRDADPTGMAGIFVDGLQEFRRLGQQSGIKTGEILDGVQRAMRVSLTREMDALEHHLPFLATVGSTSPYVGLFGTVWGIMNSFRSLGTVQQATIAHVAPGIAEALIATAMGLLAAIPAVVAYNRYTAKVERLITRYEIFIDEFSSIVQRQAAPTKAMAE, encoded by the coding sequence GTGGTCACTGCATCAGGAGAAGGTTTGGCGTTATGGAGCCTGGTCACCCAGGCGGGTCTGGTTGTGCAACTGGTGATGATGTCATTATTGCTGGCATCGTTGATATCCTGGACCATTATTTTTCGTAAATGGTTCATGATTAACGCGGCCCTGAACGAAGCGACGAGTTTTGAGCGCCGGTTCTGGTCCGGCGGCAATATTAACCAGATTTATGCCGAGCTTACCCGTCGCGACGCGGACCCGACAGGCATGGCCGGCATTTTTGTAGACGGCTTGCAGGAGTTCCGCCGGCTTGGTCAGCAATCAGGAATCAAGACCGGTGAAATTCTCGATGGTGTTCAGCGTGCCATGCGCGTTTCACTGACAAGGGAAATGGACGCGCTGGAACATCATTTGCCTTTCCTGGCAACTGTTGGCTCGACTAGCCCCTATGTCGGCCTGTTTGGAACGGTCTGGGGTATCATGAATTCATTCAGGTCACTCGGCACCGTGCAGCAGGCAACCATTGCCCATGTTGCGCCGGGTATCGCCGAGGCGCTCATTGCAACCGCTATGGGCCTGCTGGCCGCTATTCCTGCGGTGGTGGCCTATAACCGCTATACGGCAAAAGTAGAACGCCTGATTACGCGCTATGAAATCTTTATCGACGAATTCTCAAGTATCGTTCAGCGCCAGGCTGCACCGACAAAGGCGATGGCTGAATAA